The sequence CGCACACCGCGTCCAGGATGGACGCGTACGGCGTACCGGCGTCGGTCAGCCGGGAACGCAGCTGCTCCAGGCCGTCGTGGTACTCCGTCAGCGGATCCGTGTTGCCGGTGCGGGCCGTGAACTCCAGCACCGCCGGCAGGTAGTCCGGCAGCTCCTCGTCGGTGAACTCCAGACCGTGCGCGCGGTACAGGTCCTTGAACCGCACCAGCGACATCCCGCGCCGGCGTGTGTCACCGTCGCGCCACCAGCTCAGATAGAGGCTGTGCCGGTTCTTGAAGTCGAAGACCCGCACATAGTGCTCCGCCAGGTCCGGCAGCGGGGTGACGGCCGCGTGGTCCACGAACTCCCGCAGCTGCGGGGCGGCTTCGCGCACCAGCGGCAGCCTGTCCATCAGGTCCTCGTCCGGGTACGTCAGGCACAGCGCCGACGCCTGGTACAGCACGGCATCCGAAGGCATCAGGCCTCCTTCGTGTCGTCCGTCGTCTGCCGCCTGCGCAGCGCGTGGAAGGTCTCCACGGACACCAGCGGCAGCACCTTGCGCCCCGAGTCCTGGCCGAACGGCCCGTCCCCGCCCATCCCCGGCCCGCCGTCGTAGTCGAGGCTGCACCCCTCGGGGAGCCCCGGAACAGCCGTCTCCTCCAGCCGGCGGGCATCGCCCGCGGCGGCGGTCGGGATGACGTAGCGGTCCTCGTACTTGGCGATCGCCAGCAGCCGGTACATCTTCTCGATCTCGTCCCGGTCCATGCCGACGGCCGAGGCGTCGCGCGGGTCCGGCTCCTCGCCCAGGTTGATCGCCCGCATGTGGGAGCGCATCGCGGCGAGCTTCTCCAGCGAAGCCCGCACCGGTCCGGTGTCACCCGCCGTGAACAGTTCCGCCAGATACTCCAGCGGGATGCGCAGGGTGTCGATCGCGCCGAACAGGTTCCGCGCGTCCTCGCCGTCGTGCCCGGTCTCGGCGAGCGCGTCCACCACCGGCGACAGCGGCGGGATGTACCAGACCATCGGCATCGTCCGGTACTCCGGATGCAGCGGCAGTGCGACCCGGTACCTGCTGATCAGCGCGTACACGGGGGAGCGGCGGGCCGCCTCCAGCCAGTCGTACGGGATCCCCGCCTGCGCGCAGGCCCGGCGCACGCCGGGGTCCTCCGGGTCGAGGAAGACGTCCAGCTGGGCCTCGTACAGCGCCTTGTCGTCGGGCACGCGGGCGGCCGCGGTCACCTTGTCGGCGTCGTAGAGGAGCACCCCGAGATAGCGCAGCCGGCCCACGCAGGTCTCCGAGCAGACCGTCGGCAGACCGGCCTCGATGCGCGGATGGCACAGGGTGCACTTCTCGGCCTTGCCGGTGCGGTGGTTGAAGTACACCTTCTTGTACGGGCATCCCGTCACGCACATCCGCCAGCCCCGGCAGCGGTCCTGGTCGACGAGGACGATGCCGTCCTCCTCGCGCTTGTACATCGCGCCGGACGGACAGGACGCCACGCACGACGGGTTCAGGCAGTGCTCGCAGATGCGCGGCAGAGAGAACATGAACGTCTGCTCGTAGGCGAACCGCACCTTGTCCGCGGCCTGTTGACGGATGCGCTCCACCATCGGGTCGAGGTCGCCGAGGGCGGGCGCCCCGGCGAGATCGTCGTCCCAGTTCGACGACCACTCGATCTTCATCGGCTTGCCGTCGAGCTGCGACAGCGGGCGGGCGACCGGGAAGTCGTCGCCGAGCGGGGCGTCGGTGAGGTTCTTGTGGTCGTAGGTCCAGGGCTCGTAGTAGTCCTTGATCTCCGGGAGCCTCGGGTCGGAGAAGATCCCGGCGAGCTTGTGCAGCCGGCCGCCCGCCCTGAGCTTGAGCGCACCCCGGCGGTTGAGCTCCCAGCCGCCCCGCCATCTGTCCTGGTCCTCGTAGCGGCGCGGATAGCCCTGGCCGGGCCGGGTCTCGACGTTGTTGAACCAGACGTACTCCATGCCGCGCCGGTTGGTCCACGCCTGTTTGCAGGTCACCGAACAGGTGTGGCAGCCGATGCACTTGTCGAGGTTCATGACCATCGCGATCTGAGCCATGGGGCGCATCAGTACTCGACCTCCTGGCCGCGGCGGCGGACCACCGTCACCTCGTCGCGCTGGTTGCCCGTCGGGCCGAGGTAGTTGAACGCCCAGGACAACTGGGCGTAGCCGCCGATGAGATGGGACGGTTTGAGGAGCAGGCGGGTGAGCGTGTTGTGGATGCCGCCGCGCATGCCGGTCGTCTCCGTCTTCGGGACGTTCACGGTGCGCTCCTGCGCGTGGTGCATGTAGACCGTGCCGGCCGGCATGCGGTGCGAGAGGGCCGCGCGGGCGACGACCACGCCGTTGCGGTCGACCGCCTCCACCCAGTCGTCGTCCGTCACCCCGATCGCGTCCGCGTCCTCGGGGGACATCCAGATGTTCTGCCCGCCGTGGGACAGGGCCAGCATGAACAGGTTGTCCTGGTACTCGGAGTGGATGGACCACTTGTCGTGGGGGGTGAGGTGGCGGACCGTCACCTCCCGCTGTCCGTCGGGGCCGAGGCGGGGCTCGCCGAACAGCTTGTTCATGTCCAGCGGCGGCCGGTACACCGGCAGCGCCTCGCCCAGCTCGTGCATCCAGTCGTGGTCGAGGAAGAAGTGCTGGCGCCCGGTGAGCGTGTGCCACGGCTTGAGGTGCTCGGTGTTCAGCGTGAAGGCCGTGTACCGCCGGCCGCCGTACCCGCTGCCCGACCACTCCGGCGACGTGATCACCGGCACCGGCGCCGCCTGTGTGTCCGCGTACGTGATCCGCTTGCCCTCGTGCTCGGCGGCCAGATGCGCCATCTCCTGGCCGGTGCGCGCCTGAAGGGTGCGAAAGCCCTGCACGGCGAGCCGGCCGTTGGTCGTCCCGGACAGCGCGAGGACGGTGTTGGCGGCCTTCACCGCCGTGTCCATCGCCGGCCGCCCCTCGGCCGGACCGGCGCGCACCGTCCCGTTCAGCTCCCGCAGCCGGCCGACCTCCTCGTCGGGCCGCAGGGTGATGCCCTGGGCGGGCAGGCCCAGGCCCTCCGCCAGCGGTCCCAGCGCCGCGAACTTCGCGCCGATCGCCGTGTAGTCGCGCTCCACGACCGTCAGATTCGGCAGCGTCCTGCCGGGCACCGGGTCGCACTGACCGCGCTTCCAGTCCAGGACGACCCCGCCCGGCTGCGCCGTCTCGTCCGGCGTGTCGTGCTGGAGGGGAGTGGCGACCAGGTCCTTGCGCACGCCCAGATGGTCCACGGCCAGCTCGCTCAGCCGCTCGGCCAGCGCCTTGAACGCCTCGAAGTCGGTGCGCGCCTGCCACGGCGGATCCACGGCCGGGGTGAAGGAGTGCACATGGGGATGCATGTCCGTGCTGGACAGGTCGTGCTTCTCGTACCAGGTCGCGGCGGGCAGCACCACGTCCGAGAGCAGGGTGGAGGAGGTCTGGCGGAAGTCCAGGGACAGCAGCAGGTCGAGCTTGCCCTCGGGCGCCTTCGCCCGCCATGTCACGTCCCGGGGCCGTACGTCCTCGGGCGCCTCCTCGGCCCGCAGCGACGCGTGGGTGCCCAGCAGGTGCCGGGCGAAGTACTCGGTGCCCTTCGTGAACGAGC is a genomic window of Streptomyces griseochromogenes containing:
- the narJ gene encoding nitrate reductase molybdenum cofactor assembly chaperone; its protein translation is MPSDAVLYQASALCLTYPDEDLMDRLPLVREAAPQLREFVDHAAVTPLPDLAEHYVRVFDFKNRHSLYLSWWRDGDTRRRGMSLVRFKDLYRAHGLEFTDEELPDYLPAVLEFTARTGNTDPLTEYHDGLEQLRSRLTDAGTPYASILDAVCATVPAAYTGVRS
- the narH gene encoding nitrate reductase subunit beta, with the protein product MRPMAQIAMVMNLDKCIGCHTCSVTCKQAWTNRRGMEYVWFNNVETRPGQGYPRRYEDQDRWRGGWELNRRGALKLRAGGRLHKLAGIFSDPRLPEIKDYYEPWTYDHKNLTDAPLGDDFPVARPLSQLDGKPMKIEWSSNWDDDLAGAPALGDLDPMVERIRQQAADKVRFAYEQTFMFSLPRICEHCLNPSCVASCPSGAMYKREEDGIVLVDQDRCRGWRMCVTGCPYKKVYFNHRTGKAEKCTLCHPRIEAGLPTVCSETCVGRLRYLGVLLYDADKVTAAARVPDDKALYEAQLDVFLDPEDPGVRRACAQAGIPYDWLEAARRSPVYALISRYRVALPLHPEYRTMPMVWYIPPLSPVVDALAETGHDGEDARNLFGAIDTLRIPLEYLAELFTAGDTGPVRASLEKLAAMRSHMRAINLGEEPDPRDASAVGMDRDEIEKMYRLLAIAKYEDRYVIPTAAAGDARRLEETAVPGLPEGCSLDYDGGPGMGGDGPFGQDSGRKVLPLVSVETFHALRRRQTTDDTKEA